In Candidatus Acidulodesulfobacterium acidiphilum, the following are encoded in one genomic region:
- a CDS encoding helix-turn-helix domain-containing protein, protein MARDIIMATRTELNRLHVIKKILEGGITQAKAAELLSLSLRQVKRLVKKVKLTGDGAVVHSLRGKPSHRKLSDEVRLKVLNLYKENYTDFGPTLFSEDLSDSQTIDGIVIKNPFIVDKISK, encoded by the coding sequence ATGGCAAGGGACATTATCATGGCGACGCGAACAGAGCTAAACAGACTGCACGTAATTAAAAAGATTTTAGAAGGCGGCATTACGCAAGCCAAAGCGGCGGAACTGCTTTCGTTATCCTTAAGGCAGGTAAAAAGATTAGTTAAAAAAGTAAAATTAACCGGCGATGGTGCGGTCGTGCATTCCTTACGAGGAAAACCTTCGCATAGGAAACTTTCGGACGAGGTTAGATTAAAAGTGTTAAATCTATATAAAGAAAATTATACAGACTTCGGACCTACGCTATTTTCCGAAGACCTCTCTGACAGTCAAACAATTGATGGAATTGTTATTAAAAATCCGTTTATTGTCGATAAAATAAGCAAATAA
- a CDS encoding HEPN domain-containing protein — MELTRDEKTALSDLRFQKSNEMLEDALFNLKSKRFKTSANRSYYSVYHAARSLLILKGIDPAKHDGVKTMFSLHFVKDKAVNLETGKIYQELMSLRNEADYDDFSEVTEPEAKRAVEIARKFIKTIDKIRQSLIKQINKR, encoded by the coding sequence ATGGAATTAACCCGTGACGAAAAAACGGCATTATCTGATTTAAGATTTCAAAAATCAAATGAAATGCTTGAAGATGCCTTATTTAACCTAAAATCCAAGAGATTTAAAACATCGGCAAACAGAAGCTACTATTCCGTATATCATGCCGCAAGGTCACTGCTTATTTTAAAAGGTATTGATCCTGCGAAACACGACGGCGTCAAAACCATGTTTTCGCTTCATTTCGTAAAAGACAAAGCGGTTAATCTTGAAACCGGAAAAATATACCAGGAATTAATGTCTTTAAGAAATGAAGCAGACTATGATGATTTTTCGGAAGTAACCGAGCCTGAGGCAAAAAGAGCTGTAGAAATTGCCCGCAAATTTATAAAAACTATTGATAAAATAAGGCAATCGTTAATAAAACAAATAAATAAACGCTGA
- a CDS encoding nucleotidyltransferase domain-containing protein: MYSYETDSFKRIIDKIKTEAGSNIMSVTAFGSRVRGDFSEDSDMDVLVVVGKKSLKEISFINDIFYEEEIKTGIPFSVTIVPLHSFNNNKRFKTGFYQNIKKDGVVLYGINP; this comes from the coding sequence ATGTATTCATATGAAACCGATTCATTTAAAAGAATTATAGACAAAATAAAAACCGAGGCAGGAAGCAATATAATGAGCGTCACGGCTTTCGGTTCACGGGTAAGGGGCGATTTTTCGGAAGATTCCGATATGGACGTTCTTGTAGTCGTAGGTAAAAAATCGCTTAAGGAAATTTCTTTTATAAACGATATTTTTTATGAGGAAGAAATTAAAACAGGTATCCCATTTTCCGTAACAATAGTTCCATTGCATTCATTTAATAATAACAAAAGATTTAAAACAGGTTTTTATCAAAACATTAAAAAAGACGGAGTTGTTTTATATGGAATTAACCCGTGA